tatatattcatattgtaataaatatgcataaatAAATACGGATTTCTGTACACGCGTGAGTGTGTGTCTGCAAGTATAGCCGCAGCTCTCTTGCTCGCTACAAACGCGTTCTTTTTCCGTTCGACATCGTCATGTGGACTCATGGGCTTCTGGATTTTTGGAATGGCAGTTTCTGCCCTTTGGCTCGTTTCTGCCGCCTCATGCGAAGGCAACGCGGCGGACCACAGACGGCGACTTTTGCcagttcttcgtcgttccGCTTCAAGAGCAACAAATCGAGAGACTCCCCGAGTTCAAGTGCGTCAAAAAGCAAAGGCACAAAGCTTCAATCGCATTCTACAGATTCGATCCCCGACCTCAACCAGTCTCCCCGCCACCTGCATATGTCACTTACACCAACgcatgtgtacatacatatgcatatgcatgcagagtcaGTGACGTccgtatacatacacatatatatatatatatgctatatgcatatgaatGTTTTCCTGCGCCTCGACCTACTTGGAGGATCACTTCCAAGCTGCGTCGTGTGTATTGACCTCTCTGCGGAGGACGGAAGGCCtccgagagagcgacagacgcaAAGATGCacatgcgagaaaaaaagggatGTCCAGCAGATCCAACTTTTGTGGTAGAGAGACCCCCAGGATCGATTCttcacatgcacatgcgtttGCATGTagaaataaatatataaatataaatatatatatttatttatatgtatatatatatgtatgtgtattgAATACAAACTACAGACAGGCCGATATCTCTGTACGTACCCCTGCAAATAAAGGGAAACAAAGTTGCACATATGGATCGACACCAGGAAATCTAAACGCATGCGCATATCAATACGTacacatatctgtatatttatatagaGATTTATCCTTCTTGAATTCGGCGTTTTTTCAGAACTCGAAGAGCTCgtcgagagcagcgaggaagCCTTGAGGTGTCGCTTGCATACTTTCTGGGGCTCGCATCTCTGTCGTCGCCGCCTGTCGTCTGTCACAGAAAGGAAAGTGAGGACGAAATgcattttttttcttgcggTTCGCCAACAACAAAAGACgattctttttctctcatttcttccctcttttgTGAAAAACTCTACATCTCCTTCCACCCGGATGTTCGCTTCCCCTCGCCTTGCATCCTCTTGTTTTGTGTCTCTACAGTTTCTCATTCGTTttgttctcgcttcttcattccctcgttcttgtcttctcgtGTGCTTCTTCGTGGTTCCCCCGcctcctctcgttttttctcttgtctcttctcgtacgtcttcgtttcttcctttctcttctacAGCTCCAaattctcttctgttctctcttctctcttctctccccagtccctcctctgttctcgttttttacttcttctccttccttccctgTTTCCGCTCTTTTTCCCCTGAGGTCAGCCTTGTTCACCTAtgtgtcgctctctccctctttctccattcttctttttccttcttcctcttctctgttcctctgtgtctttctccttcctttcgattgcttctttcttccttgccCGCTCCGCGGTTCTGAGCTTACACGCCGTAAGCAGCCCCTGCGCTCTCCAAGTCCTCCTGGGTCGGTGGGATCGCGGCGCGTGGAAGGTGGGCGCgagcgagaggggagaacTGTGCGCGGTCTCGCACTCCGAGCAGTTCCTCGGTccggctgtctccttctgcaggCGAGCAGAAGCCTGGCGCGACGGCTTCGTCGAGGTCGGCGATGTCCTCGTAGGCGCGGAGCGCGGCGATTTTTCCTTCCACTGCGTCGGCCTCGGAGACCCGCAGCTGGGAGGTCAAACGGATCGTGTAGtagaagatgaggaagagaaaaagggcgAGGAGCGCCGAGGCTGAGATGGCGATCCAGTCctcgaaaagcagaaagaccAGTGGGAGGTTCGAGAGGTAGAAGGAAAGCagaccgaggaagaagaacgcaaacACGTACGAATGCTCCGACTTCAAGCTGTCGacagctgtatgtacacttcGGATCCCGTCGGGACCTCGAAGCGCCAATCCTGGACCCCACATGCAGCAGAGCGTTGTGGTGACGACGACGCACATCTGGAGGCCGAGCGCCAgagcggcgaggagaaggtaaagagactcgaggaaaaacgacgcgTCTTTCGGCAGAGACGCTGTAATcaacgaaaacgaaaaacctGCTAACAGTGCGcctgaagagagacgaaagagacacataACAGAAAACATCTgacgtgtgtgtgtgtgttttaGAACGGACTGTCTGGAGGCGTAGgactctctccctcttgaGCTCGTTCTTACCACGACTGCCCTCCTTTCCAgccgccttctttctttgctttcctcgGCCTACCGCCGTCTTCCCTCCCtggtccttctcctccttctctctcgcctctcccttgACGCACCaacctctctgtgtcttcgctttttcttccctctctccttcacccCTGGCGCGCCTACGCGAgtgaaacaaagaaagaagagaacgaaaacaggaaagaagaaagaggagcaggagaagaggaaaaagaggagaggcagaagagaaagaagggggagTAGAGGAGGAAAGTAGAGAGCagaacgaacgagagaggcaaggaaTGAAAGCGGACGCACCTTGCTGAGACAAAGTCCAATAGTTGTTCGTATACCAGTCGAGTTCCAGCTTCCGGATTTCCACTTGCCGCTTAGCCACGGCAGTGACAACCTGATTCTTGTAGAGTTGCAGCATTGCGGTGGATAAAAGGgaggaaaacaaaaaaagaATCGCAGGGCGACTCTGCGACAAGAGAATCCTCTGGAAGAGCaggagatagagagaggagacggggaTGGCACAGCAGAGACTGGGCAAGGCAAGGAAGCAAGTGAAAAgcaaaaacagaagagggaagcgacGCGCAGAAGGACTGAGGAAGGATGTAGATCGCTGTGAGAAGACTTGGAACAGAAAGTATCACTAGCGGATGTGatagaggagacagagatcgAAAGAGGATGATCTGCGAGCTGAAAGAGAtggagaaaagcaggaggcgagaggcaacgagaagagacaaactcgaggaaaacagacgaaCGGTCATGAACTCCAGTGAAACTGGCTcttcgaagaagagggggaagcgCAAGACGGCCGCAAAGAAAAGTTTTTCATGGAGATTCTCctcctgcttcgcctctcaatcttcttcttctccttttcctatttttcgttctgtcttgttcgtcttcgttctcttctggGGTGCCTGCCTGCCTGTGGCAAACGTAAAGTCGAGAGCTtggagagggaaggcgaggTCAGTGGGTGGAGAAAGCGGCGAGTAGCgactgagaaaaaagatgTTTTATGATTAAGAGGAGAATCGAAAAAGGGATGCAAGATAagtcacagagagagggaaaacgagCCGCTGCTGTGTCTTGAGAGTCTGAAAGCTCTCATCCGCGAGACgggtggagaaaacgaggaatgaacgagagaaagcgagttCCGAAAACTGACCAGCAGGCGTTTGGTCCCAGCCAGGCGCACCTACACctcaagaagaaaaaaaagacagcacaaaaaggagcaagagaagaaaattGAGAGGATCTGCTTCACTTGaggtctctcgctgtctccactctgcGCAAAAGGGCGCTCCCTTTTCGCGAGCGTGTCTTGTCGAAATTtctggggtgtacatacactccaGAAGGTGAGGAGCAGTCGTTTTTTTTGCAGCaagaagacacaaaacaGATACTTTTCAAGAGGTGCAAACGGCCTCTTGCTCTCCGAGACTCGCCGCAGAATGCGCCGCTCTCGAACGGCGCGAACAAGACAAGAAGCCGTTGAATTGGGCCTCCCTGCACTCAACAGTCCGATGCGAAGCGCGAGTCGAGGCGGGGTGTGCGTACAGCTCGCGAGTCGCGGCGCCTGGAGGAGAACAagctcgctgcttctcgcagTTCTATCGAATATAAatgaagaaaaggaggcgtTTGTGGCGCTCTCTGTTGACCAGCGCGAGGCGGTGCAAAAGCCGcgtcctttgtctctgttgcCTTCCGGAACCAGGAGGTAGCAAACGCGCGGAGGCATGACGCGAAGAACGGTGATCCTGTCGCAACGAAGAACGGAAAAATATTGCCTTTTCGACTTTCACTCCTCTTTCGGATCCCGTAGAGGTCCGAGTCTGCTTCCGAGGTCGCTTCCTTCGAATCCGAGAAAAAACTCAACGGAGTTGCGTCCTCTATGAAACGGGGCGCGGCCCCCATCTATATACACCGACAAGAGCATACGCAGTGGAACAAATACGCGGATCTACGCCTTTATATATACGCTGATTCAATCTGCAAACCAATATCCCTGCATGAATccaagacagagacacatccattcatttacatatataaatatatatatataaatatatatatatataaatatatatatatatatacagaaagagagagaggcattGGAGTGACAGATCTCCCAAAAGTATAGGGACATGCATGCGAGAGGTATTCGCATGTGCATCTGTATATGGCTGTCGACGAGGTGCGACTTTGTCTACGTTTGTGTGTTTACATGCGCTGCAGTGCGTCCGTCATGCAGCAGGGTGGCGGTAAAATGCGAGTGGAGACTCACAAGAATGTACGAAGAGGTTGGGGCAGTCTGAAGAAGATTGACAAGAGCAGGTGTGTGAGACGAGTCTTGACTGTGGAGAAAGAATGGGTCGTGGACCTCTGTTCACAGAGAGTCGATGCAATGTGGACGTGAGACTGCGAAAGGCTTCGAGAAAGTTTATCCGGGGAGAGTCGACGCCGAGTTCAACTCCTGCTGGTCCACACCCCCCTGAAAAGGCCTTTTTGCCTGCGCAGGACTCGAGTCAACTGCGACGAAACCTGAACGTTTGACCAGACAGGAAGGTGAGTGGAGGCGAAAGACAAGAGATTTCGCAGAAAAGCCTGGCCGGGAGAAAGCTGCGGGGAAAATCTTTTTCACCAATGAGTGCCTTCTCCAGTGCATGCCCGCAGCCAGCCGTCAGCCCAGCCaggctcttcttttttctcagcaAGCACTGGCGAGATTCGCTTCTTTGCGTTTCCTTGGTCTCTGCTCTGCGGCGCGTTCTTGCAagttttgtgtctctctccctccgttCATGTCTGTTCCGAGGCCCCAACTCGCGGGGAGATGTGAGGCGAGACTGGCGTTCCGCATATCGAGCTGCAGAGGCAGATCCTGCCTCGCGGAGGACGTGTGTGTAGACAAAAAGATATCCCAGAGCATTTCCTAGAAAGGAAAATAGACTGCTCTCGGATctggaaggcagagacaacTTCTCTTTTCCATATGTCTGCCGCTCCTCACACCGTGCTACATAAACGACACAGCGCCGCGCATGAGCAAAGAGATGGCGATACGAGAAAGCAAAAAGTCGTCACGATAAGTACGAAGCGAGGCATCTCGCGGTTCGACTTTCCCTAGGCATCTGTAAAAAGGCGTACTGAAAGACGTACAGCGGCAAAGCGACTCGCGGCAGGTCGTCTGTGTAGCCGAAAGAAAACTTGGCTTTGTTTGCCAGGAAAGAACATGCAGTCCACTCTGATCCGCTCCGACGGTTCAACGTGACTTCTGtcaactcttcttcttgtctcctgaCGCCGCGCTTTTCGCCTTTGTCACAGAGCTCTCAAACGGCGAAGCGCGGGGGAGCCTGTTTGGCAGCagcgaggaacagagagaaggctcTGCCTGACCGCgttttcgacttcttcttctccactttctccagAGAACAGGTTCCTTCTTTCTATCCGTTCCTTTCTCGGGCCGACAGGACACAAACGCGCACCCCGTCAAACAAATATTTAAATGAACTCAGATCTAAATATGTGAATGTACATCCACCTGCACATCTGTATATTTTTATGCAGAACATGCTTTGTACctgtatgtgtgtacatgtaaatgttcgcatgcagatgtgtgTTACATTTGTTTGTGTCTGGTTAGACCAAAGTGTATATCTGTGAATGTACAAGTCTTGTAGGAAGGCTTTGACAGAACTTGAAGGGAAGCGTGAGCCGACTGGCGCGCGAAAGACTGGCACAAAAAGCAGCGAGCTGGACGGAGCGCACCCCGAGGCGAGATTGTCGTTTTTCAAGCTGTGTCgagcggaagaagggaaCTGCGTTGAGCGAGTGTTCgattcttttttttcttgtctttccaGCACACAGCAAAGGCCCTCAGAAGCTGGTATGTTGCTGCAACGCGAAAAGACAATCCAACGTTCCTCTCTCAGCCTCCTTTTTCCCGTCGTTCGCTGGGCATCCGCCTTGCCCGCCGTCTTCCGGGGGAGCTGCCGAGACGGCCTTTCGGGGCTGCATCGCGCGAGAGCTTCGTGTGTTTCGTCGGTTGTGTTTGTTTTTTATTGAGAgattcgcttttctttcgaAACAAGAATCGCCAGCGACGCCGCTCGACCTTTTCGCCGTCGCCGTTGCATGCCTCGTTCCCGCTGTGTGTGTCGTGTGGATGGGCGCAGAGATGCCCCTGCGGTCGGCAGGACGGGGGGGACCTGAGATTTTTCACGGCGTTTTCCGGTGAACAGTCGAGGAACCTTTCGAATTTCTCGGAACTTTCTTCAGACGGGATTTCTGCAGGTGATGTGCAGCAAAGGAAACCATATTCTGTCGCCAGTCTCAGCTCACCGAGAGCGAAGCTGACAACGGGGAGATTCAGCTAGTGATACGCTGGACGCTCTGTCGCTCCAGAAaggtcgccttctctctcctgtctctcgcgtcaacatttcttttttcttgatCCCCGTCTGACCTAcatgcttcctcgtcttcctgttCACTTGTTGCCGCAGCTCTCCAACGGCGTGTGTCTGCCTTCCACTTTCGACGAAgacctctccttctttgccAGCCATCGATCTTCACCAGAAGCTGTGACTCGTGAAAggtcgcttttctctgcttcttctcgctctggtGTGTCGTCCACCGGTTCGAGCTGAGTTCTCCCTCCCCCTGCGTACTGCCGACCTTCCTTTTGCCTCTCGCCTGTGGATCTTCTTGGCCTcccgtcgtctgtctcctcgcgcgccTCTTGTCTGGAGTTTCGCAAGATGCTCAGCTTTCTGTCGACTTCCTCCTCCGAGGGTGGGGTATGGGAGTTTCTCTCCGGTGTCTGCGGACGTCTCTGTGCGCTTCAGCAGGAAGTTTACCACTGCGTCCAAGTGCAGatcctcgctctcgccgaggagatgagagagaaacaaagccttctctttgctctcctGGGATCCCTCTTCATGGTGGTACGCTTTGAAAAACCTGACGTATCACGCCTCAAGGGCAGCGTAGATCTGCCCAACCGTCATCTGTCGACAAGCTGCAAAACGATCATGATCCTCAACAGAGTCGTCTTCTCAATCCGAGTCTGTACACAAAACAAGAATCGAACGTCTCCACAACCAAGCCTCCAAGCGTCCATCTGTGACGTCTGGCCTCTCCGCAGCGACAGACACTCTccacttcgtcttctgttttcttccaccTTCTTGTGCATCCCTTCAGtctcctgtcctctctctccacatatccacatacatacatacatacataacatacatacatacatacatacatagacatatatacatgcatatatttataggTGTTTATGTGGTGAATCAGACATGTATACtaatatataaatataaatatatatatatatatatttgctATATTCTTGCGATAGAAATAGGCAAGCCGACGAGTAAAGCACGCTCTTCAGTGCGGGGTGCAAGGGAGCTCTGTCGACAAATTTATTTTCGATGTTTTCTCGACGCGACACTGGCAGCGTCCTCGAGGCCTCCGTTTTttggtgtgcatgcacccgaAGAGTCGACCGTGACTTTTCCATGCGTGTCTTTTTGCGGTCCTCTGGAAGGTTTTTGCCATGCGTCCTCCCCTGCGAGTACCGCAACTTTTTTCGCTGAATCGAGCGCGTCTTGACAGGTCGCTGTTGAACGTGATCGTCTCCTTGTTtagctttcttctcgtctctttctgttgccTTCTCGTGCAGGTTGTCCTGGCGAAAGTCGTTCTCGTctggtttcgcgtctctcgaacggaagagaagggTACGTTGGAAAACTCCCGTCAGTCTctccaggtgtatgtacaccccagcGTCACTCGCGAACGTGTGTTGTTTGACCGCCACTAAAAGGCATTTTTTCAATCTCTccgcctctttcttcaggCTTCTCCCCTTGCCTtcgcgtgtctcttcccctcttctcgcAACGCCCGCGTCGCagactctctctcgctctgcagtCCTCTGTGCACATCAGCAGGAGCCGAGACAGAGCCCCCACTCCCGGATACTAAAACGCTTCCCTTGTCTCcacttgttttctctttctcaaTGCGAACTCAGCGCGCTTCCGATGCTTCcactgtctgtttctctcgccaccgtgtctctctctgctccttgtGTCTGCCCTGGAGAGTCGGGTGGTATTTTCGTAAAGCACTGGACAGGGTACGAATAGAGACAACGGGTGACCAGACTCGACCCTGGGGATTCGCACGAGAACTCCCTGCGGCGGCGTTGATCCGCGCGCCGCAGATGCTCCTGAGGATTCTCCACGCCGTGTGCAGCGCAGAACTGAAACATCACGGGAGCTGCAACTTGTTGGAGAGTGTACACCGGTGACGGCGGCATTCCGAGGCTCTCCGCTTTTCCTAGacgctttttctcgctgcgcCCTGTGTACCTcagctcctcttcgtcgccacGGAGCGAGCttgaaggagaaacagaacaaGAGTCAGCCTGATAGCGCTCGCGGCGAAAAACGCGCTGTCGCCTCCAAacctgcttctgcgtcttcttcgcggagTCTGCCGTTTCCTGTGGTcgtgaagaaggaggcggagcgagagacgactGGACGACACCCCCGTCTCGCGGATCGGCGTCAGGCCGACGTCTCtgagcagagaggcagaggtcGCGCGGAGCAAGACGGCTCGCCACAAACTCGAGGGCGGTCGAGGACCGCCaaggaggcgaaggggaAAGGTCGAGAAGCCTCTCGAGTGCGAAGCCTGAAGGGGGGGGTCGCGACGGCTGTccgcagcagcgacagcaaGGCTCCACGCATCGCGAAATCCCGTCGAGCTTCCGCGGACAGCgaactcgaagaaaaagTCACCACCACCCGGTAAGTGCCATGAGCCTGAACACAGACATGCAGCGATTCGCACATGCATTCATATCAGTGCgtcaagagaaagaggtgaaGAGACCTACATTTCCAAACGCGTATGTTCATTTGATGTCAACAGACCACGGGAGAGCAAGAAATcgacatatacacacatatttatattcacatatatatatgtatatgtatatatatgtacatatatatgtatatttatatatatatatatgtatgtatgtatttggtgcgtggagaaagagatctgcgcggtggagagaggacaagggaaggaaagagttTCAACGGGAGACTGCCAGGTGCTTCCGTTGttcttgtgtgtctgtgtttgtCTTTGAGTTCCGTCTGTGTCGAGAaggcgttttctttcgtggTTCTCTGTTcagttcgcctctctttttcacAATGTCTCTGgatttttttttcagatccGGCCGCGTCAGCAAGCGAACTCCACTGTACCCTGGAATCATCACCTGGGTCGGCAACCGTCCTGTCATCGACTTGACGCAAGACTAGTTGCGAGAAATggccgaagaggagacacgaggaagaaactTCGCGAAGTCGCGTCCATCGACAGCCGCGGGAGCGGCTGTGTTGAAGCGGCGGTTCACCTTTTCTTTGCGTAGGGGGGGGACTGGCGCCCAGAGTCGTTGCCGACTGCGGGgcgcggagaggaaaagatTTTGctgaaacacacagaaaacgtggaagagagcgagcaaAACACAGCGAGGGCGCGAGAAGCAGTCgtcgaaagagaggcagagacaccggcaaGAGAAGAGTGAGACAGGGTGTTTCGAGTTTTTTGGGGGAAACTGTCGAGAGAACGCGGAAGCAGGGACTGAaagagaaatgaagagacaggcaaagcggtctcttcgtcgtcgccagGCACGTTTTTCCAGGTCCACTTTCGCGTTGTTTCCGGAGgagttcttttctccacaAAACCGTCGGAAACGCTTCTCGACTCGCGAGCGCAGTTGCATGTCGCACTCAAAGAGAGCCGCGCTGCTCAGGAGCTCCCCGAAAATCCAGCTGTCGCGCCTCACTCCCCCCATTCTTCTGTGCCTCAAAATTCATTATCCAAATATACccagttatatatatatatatatatatatatatatatatattgatataaatgcgtatgtgtatatatatatatatatatattgatatatgCCTGTAGATGTACACATGCGCATATCTTTGTATTTACAAGCGAAAATATACATTTTTGCATATTCATgcacaaacatatatatatatatatatatggaaaaGGATTTCTTGTCTCATTTGTACGAACGTATATGAAGTGTCTCGACAGTTGTGAGGGGAATGCTGCAGGGCGTTTTGGTTTGGGGATTTTCGAATGTGGACTTTGCAGAGTTTTTTGAAAAGCGGTGATTCAAGGTTTAGGATTTGCCTCGATTTTCCTAAACGGTAAACAGCGTCCTCAGGAGAAGTTCTCGCGCttgtgcagagacagctgaggCGTCGActgggagggagagagagaagaaagagaaacagcgaatcGGGCATCCTTTTCAgatgagaaagaaagggatTTTAAGCAAGAGATTTGTGTCGCTTTGATGCATGGAGGGTGCCTGTTTGCGGGAGAAATTGTCTTCTTTATGAATCTTTGTCAAAAACGTTTCTCGCTCGTTCCCGAACGCGGGAGGGATGACGGTAGTTCTCAAGGTCTCTTAAGGACTATCACTCTCGCCATTCGCTTCCCGTCAGAAAATGCCTTCTCAGAAATAGAAAAGGAACGAAATTCCACGGGCGCGACTCTTGAAGCTCTCACAACACGATGTAGCTTCAAAGCTCCAGCAACGCATTCGTACGCTTATACCTGTGGAAACATTTATGATACTCACGTCTACACACTCGCCTCTATGGAGCTACAGGTTTGACTACCTATGCATGCTTATGTGGGCACTATTCGtctgtgtatgcatataaatatatatacacatgcatgaaTATAAATGTTTAGTTACCTGTGAATGCTTCTGTTCACATTGCTGCTGGTGTGTTGTAGATGTGCGTAGATGTAGAGACTTCGCTGAAGAATGAGAGACGCAGAGTTTGTCAGACTTCATTCTCGAAAATCAGCTAGTTCTAGGTCTTCCAGAGCGTTTTCCACTTCTTGTAGATGCGTCTGGCACTCCGGATAAGCGCAGAGCAGTGGCTTTTCTTGCGAgtctcgtcgcctctctgcttctaGAGGATGTAAAAAAGCATTCTTTCAATAGGCACAACGCACCCGgtcgcttctctgtccttttGCTTCCAGGATACTGCCAGCCTCTTGTGTGACACAATGCGTCTCTGTCAAAGCTTCCTTCGtagtgcatgcgttttctgcagaaTGTTGTTACTCTGTCACTTGGTTTATGCCCATGAAAGAGTTACAGAATTTTGTGGCATGAATCTCGAGACACTCTCGAAGCTCCAAGAAGAATCTCACTTAATACGGGACTTTCAAAGCCCACGCACacctttctcttttgttACACAcacaacatatatatatatatatatatatatgagtgcATATGTACGGATCTAtctgtaaatatatatatatatatatatttatgtatacatatatacatgcatgtatacatctaTCTATAAATattcatgcatatatatatagatatagatatgtattggcacatatgtatatatatatatatatatatatatatgcatatgtatttGTTTCTACGTATTGAAATGTGTGCACAGGTTTGTGGATTCTCAGGTGTTTGCTCCTCGCGTTTTTGTTGTTTGTTTGTAGAGAAGCGTGGTTTGCGCCGTTTTCAATCGAAAACGTTTCCGGTTCCGAAGGTTCCTTCGCTTTTTACGGTTTCTCCGATTCTCCACCTTTTGTCTTCCCGTGATGCGATGTCCCCTTGTTGGGTTGCACAGAGGTCACAGAAAGCCGACTCCTTTTCCACTCTGTCAGCCTCTTTTTGAGTACGCCAGGTTTCTCGCGCCGTGCGCATTTGCAGAAatttgcgttttcctctgaaCTCAACCGGGAAACCT
This genomic interval from Toxoplasma gondii ME49 chromosome VIIb, whole genome shotgun sequence contains the following:
- a CDS encoding hypothetical protein (encoded by transcript TGME49_259060), which produces MWTHGLLDFWNGSFCPLARFCRLMRRQRGGPQTATFASSSSFRFKSNKSRDSPSSSASKSKGTKLQSHSTDSIPDLNQSPRHLHMSLTPTHVYIHMHMHAESVTSVYIHIYIYICYMHMNVFLRLDLLGGSLPSCVVCIDLSAEDGRPPRERQTQRCTCEKKRDVQQIQLLW
- a CDS encoding hypothetical protein (encoded by transcript TGME49_259050~Predicted trans-membrane domain (TMHMM2.0):31-54:73-96:116-139:143-166), with the protein product MLQLYKNQVVTAVAKRQVEIRKLELDWYTNNYWTLSQQGALLAGFSFSLITASLPKDASFFLESLYLLLAALALGLQMCVVVTTTLCCMWGPGLALRGPDGIRSVHTAVDSLKSEHSYVFAFFFLGLLSFYLSNLPLVFLLFEDWIAISASALLALFLFLIFYYTIRLTSQLRVSEADAVEGKIAALRAYEDIADLDEAVAPGFCSPAEGDSRTEELLGVRDRAQFSPLARAHLPRAAIPPTQEDLESAGAAYGVRQAATTEMRAPESMQATPQGFLAALDELFEF
- a CDS encoding hypothetical protein (encoded by transcript TGME49_259040~Predicted trans-membrane domain (TMHMM2.0):52-75), with the translated sequence MLSFLSTSSSEGGVWEFLSGVCGRLCALQQEVYHCVQVQILALAEEMREKQSLLFALLGSLFMVVVLAKVVLVWFRVSRTEEKAPLRRHGASLKEKQNKSQPDSARGEKRAVASKPASASSSRSLPFPVVVKKEAERETTGRHPRLADRRQADVSEQRGRGRAEQDGSPQTRGRSRTAKEAKGKGREASRVRSLKGGVATAVRSSDSKAPRIAKSRRASADSELEEKVTTTRSGRVSKRTPLYPGIITWVGNRPVIDLTQD